A window of Tautonia plasticadhaerens contains these coding sequences:
- a CDS encoding zinc-dependent alcohol dehydrogenase family protein, with protein MRAAVFDRFGEPAEVLRVAEVPTPEPGPNQVRVRMIASPINPSDLLYARGRYSIIPETPASPGFEGVGRVDAAGPGLYGKALVGRRVAVINGDGGNWAESVVIPAMQAIPVPSSIPDEQVASFFVNPATVLAMARHELAVPKGAWLLQSAANSELGKMMIRLGRHDGFKTLNVVRRPEAVEELKALGADAVIVTEDGPIPEQVRRVTGPEGVRHAIDPVGGEIGTGVFEALGPSGTLLAYGSLTGEPIRVDTRLMISGRRSLRGFWLGHFMRSRSKAAALPLFVQVGRLIRGGVLSTTVGPSYTLDRLAEAVRVAEQPGRPGKVLLNLRG; from the coding sequence TTGAGAGCCGCCGTCTTCGACCGCTTCGGCGAGCCCGCCGAGGTCCTGCGCGTCGCCGAGGTCCCGACGCCCGAGCCCGGCCCGAACCAGGTCCGGGTCCGGATGATCGCCAGCCCGATCAACCCGTCGGACCTGCTCTACGCCAGGGGACGCTACTCGATCATCCCCGAGACGCCCGCCTCCCCCGGGTTCGAGGGGGTCGGCCGGGTCGACGCCGCCGGGCCCGGCCTCTACGGCAAGGCCCTCGTCGGCCGCCGGGTGGCGGTCATCAACGGGGACGGCGGCAACTGGGCCGAGTCGGTCGTGATCCCCGCCATGCAGGCCATCCCGGTCCCCTCCTCGATCCCCGACGAGCAGGTCGCCTCCTTCTTCGTGAACCCGGCGACCGTGCTGGCGATGGCCCGGCACGAGCTGGCGGTGCCGAAGGGGGCCTGGCTGCTCCAGTCGGCGGCGAACTCCGAGCTGGGGAAGATGATGATCCGGCTCGGCAGGCATGACGGGTTCAAGACCCTCAACGTCGTCCGACGCCCCGAGGCCGTCGAGGAGCTGAAGGCCCTGGGCGCCGACGCCGTCATCGTCACCGAAGACGGGCCGATCCCCGAGCAGGTCCGGCGCGTGACCGGCCCCGAGGGCGTCCGCCACGCGATCGACCCGGTCGGCGGCGAGATCGGCACCGGGGTCTTCGAGGCGCTGGGACCCTCGGGGACGCTCCTGGCCTACGGCTCGCTCACCGGGGAGCCGATCCGGGTGGACACCCGGCTGATGATCTCCGGCCGCCGGTCCCTGCGGGGGTTCTGGCTCGGCCATTTCATGAGGTCCCGGAGCAAGGCGGCGGCGCTGCCGCTGTTCGTGCAGGTCGGCCGGTTGATCCGGGGCGGCGTCCTGAGCACCACCGTCGGCCCCAGCTACACGCTCGACCGGCTGGCCGAGGCCGTCCGGGTCGCCGAGCAGCCCGGCAGGCCGGGCAAGGTCCTCCTGAACCTCCGCGGTTGA
- a CDS encoding Nif3-like dinuclear metal center hexameric protein: MTTVADLASWMEGFAPTRLAEDWDNVGLLLGDPAATVEKVMTCLTVTPRSASEAVDGGAQLIVSHHPIWFKPVQSLRADRADGFLWPLARAGVALYSPHTAFDNTRGGINDFLCEALGLVGVGPLKPAPDRQGCKVVVFAPEADREAVLSAAFEAGAGRIGDYAECSYTLEGSGTFLGLEGTNPTVGRAGRREVAPEQRIEFVCPTARLPMVLDAVRRAHSYEEPAIDAYPTILRDESAGVGRIGRLPEPTTLRRLAGIVRDRLPAPGLQFVGEPDRRVERVAVACGGADDFVRDASEAGADAFLTGEARFHRALEAEAAGMGMIVAGHHATERPAVEMLADRIGAAFPGLEAWASRRESDPMRCP, translated from the coding sequence ATGACGACCGTGGCCGACCTCGCCTCCTGGATGGAGGGATTCGCCCCGACCCGGCTGGCGGAGGACTGGGACAACGTCGGCCTCCTGCTGGGGGATCCGGCGGCGACCGTCGAGAAGGTGATGACGTGCCTGACCGTCACCCCGAGGAGCGCCTCGGAGGCGGTGGACGGGGGGGCGCAGCTGATCGTCAGCCACCACCCGATCTGGTTCAAGCCGGTGCAGTCGCTCCGGGCGGACCGGGCGGACGGGTTCCTCTGGCCGCTGGCGAGGGCGGGGGTGGCGCTCTACAGCCCCCACACGGCGTTCGACAACACGAGGGGGGGGATCAATGATTTCCTCTGCGAGGCCCTGGGACTCGTCGGGGTCGGGCCCCTGAAGCCGGCCCCGGACCGGCAGGGGTGCAAGGTGGTCGTCTTCGCCCCGGAGGCCGACCGGGAGGCGGTGCTGTCGGCCGCCTTCGAGGCGGGGGCGGGGAGGATCGGCGATTACGCCGAGTGCTCGTACACCCTGGAGGGATCCGGCACGTTCCTCGGGCTGGAGGGGACGAACCCGACGGTCGGCCGGGCCGGGAGGCGCGAGGTGGCCCCGGAGCAGCGGATCGAGTTCGTCTGCCCGACGGCCCGGCTACCGATGGTGCTCGACGCGGTCAGGAGGGCGCACTCGTACGAGGAGCCGGCGATCGACGCGTACCCGACGATCCTCCGCGACGAATCGGCCGGCGTGGGCCGGATCGGCCGGCTCCCGGAGCCGACCACCCTGCGGCGGCTGGCCGGGATCGTGCGAGACCGCCTCCCGGCGCCGGGGCTCCAGTTCGTGGGGGAGCCGGATCGGCGGGTCGAGCGAGTGGCGGTGGCCTGCGGGGGGGCGGACGACTTCGTCCGGGACGCCTCGGAGGCCGGGGCGGACGCCTTCCTGACCGGGGAGGCCAGGTTCCACCGGGCCCTGGAGGCGGAGGCGGCGGGCATGGGGATGATCGTCGCCGGCCACCACGCCACGGAACGGCCGGCGGTCGAGATGCTGGCCGATCGGATCGGCGCGGCCTTCCCGGGCCTGGAGGCCTGGGCCAGCCGGAGGGAGTCGGACCCGATGCGGTGCCCGTGA
- a CDS encoding BlaI/MecI/CopY family transcriptional regulator, giving the protein MARPSKELTERELEVLHAFWHLGEAGVAEAREELIRREQGTPAYTTVATLVRILAEKGFLRQVNEDRPFRYQPARTYEEVSRRLLDQVVEHVFRGSREHLLMRLVERRALSARERAILERTLDEEAEG; this is encoded by the coding sequence ATGGCCAGGCCGTCGAAGGAGCTGACTGAGCGGGAACTGGAGGTGTTGCACGCCTTCTGGCACCTCGGCGAGGCCGGGGTGGCCGAGGCCCGGGAGGAGTTGATCCGGAGGGAACAAGGGACCCCGGCCTATACGACGGTCGCCACCCTGGTCCGGATCCTGGCCGAGAAGGGGTTCCTGCGCCAGGTGAACGAGGATCGGCCCTTCCGGTATCAGCCCGCCCGGACCTACGAGGAGGTTTCCCGACGCCTGCTCGATCAGGTGGTCGAGCACGTCTTCCGGGGATCCCGGGAGCATTTGCTGATGCGTCTCGTCGAACGGCGAGCCCTCTCGGCCCGGGAGCGGGCCATCCTGGAACGGACCCTGGACGAGGAGGCCGAGGGATGA
- a CDS encoding FGGY-family carbohydrate kinase — translation MPDRPGVEDGTAMGNDPLLLGLDVGTQSIRAALVDPAGRTLSYGVAPLETTYPRPSWAEQDPAQWWASARVAVGKAMESAGVGPDRVVGIGLDCTACTVVACRIDGTPIRPALLWMDQRSHREAEAIGVTGDPALKYVSGRVSPEWMLPKALWLKRHEPGAYDEADRIVECTNWFMFTLTGEWTLSLNHCAVKWNYARPEGGWPTALIHAVGLDDLLGKWPDRIEPLGQGGATLCKAAAEQLGLKSGTPVAQGGIDAYLGMIGMGATSAGDVAVIVGSSTCHLAQSRGGVFGSGAAGCYPDATVEGLYTLEAGQTATGSILDWYRRHFSGDQRREAEARGVNAYEILDEQAEAVPPGSEGLVVRDDWQGNRSPYKDPKARGAIVGLSLAHGPGHLFRALYEATACGTRHILEDASQHGLDVSRIIVGGGGAKSRLWMQIHADVLQRPIHLPRETESCALGSAMTAAVAAGLFADLDAAAREMVALERIVEPDRRNQGVYDDLFARYARLYVALRDGRVVDPLAD, via the coding sequence ATGCCCGATCGGCCCGGCGTCGAGGACGGCACCGCGATGGGCAATGACCCGCTCTTACTCGGCCTGGACGTCGGCACGCAGAGCATCCGGGCGGCGCTGGTCGACCCGGCCGGCCGGACCCTTTCCTACGGCGTCGCCCCCCTGGAGACGACCTACCCCCGCCCCTCCTGGGCCGAGCAGGACCCGGCCCAGTGGTGGGCCTCCGCCCGGGTGGCGGTCGGCAAGGCGATGGAGTCGGCCGGCGTCGGGCCGGACCGGGTCGTCGGCATCGGCCTCGACTGCACCGCCTGCACCGTGGTCGCCTGCCGCATCGACGGCACCCCGATCCGGCCGGCCCTGCTCTGGATGGACCAGCGTTCCCACCGGGAGGCCGAGGCGATCGGCGTCACCGGGGATCCCGCCCTGAAGTACGTCTCCGGCCGGGTCTCCCCCGAGTGGATGCTCCCCAAGGCCCTCTGGCTGAAGCGGCACGAGCCGGGGGCCTACGACGAGGCCGACCGCATCGTCGAGTGCACCAACTGGTTCATGTTCACCCTGACGGGGGAGTGGACCCTCTCCCTGAACCACTGCGCCGTCAAGTGGAACTACGCCAGACCCGAGGGCGGCTGGCCGACCGCCCTGATCCACGCGGTCGGCCTCGACGACCTGCTCGGCAAGTGGCCCGACCGCATCGAGCCGCTGGGGCAGGGGGGGGCGACGCTCTGCAAGGCGGCCGCGGAGCAACTCGGGCTGAAGTCGGGGACGCCCGTCGCCCAGGGGGGGATCGACGCCTACCTCGGCATGATCGGCATGGGGGCCACGTCCGCAGGGGACGTGGCCGTGATCGTCGGGTCCAGCACCTGCCACCTCGCGCAGTCCCGGGGCGGGGTGTTCGGCTCCGGCGCCGCGGGCTGCTACCCGGACGCCACGGTCGAGGGGCTCTACACCCTGGAGGCCGGCCAGACCGCCACCGGGTCGATCCTCGACTGGTACCGCCGCCACTTCTCCGGCGACCAGCGACGTGAGGCCGAGGCCCGGGGCGTGAACGCCTACGAGATCCTCGACGAGCAGGCCGAGGCCGTCCCCCCGGGCTCCGAGGGCCTGGTCGTCCGCGACGACTGGCAGGGGAACCGCTCCCCCTACAAGGACCCGAAGGCCCGGGGGGCGATCGTCGGCCTCTCGCTCGCCCACGGCCCCGGCCACCTCTTCCGGGCCCTCTACGAGGCCACCGCCTGCGGCACCCGGCACATCCTGGAGGACGCCTCGCAGCACGGGCTCGACGTCTCCCGGATCATCGTCGGCGGCGGGGGGGCGAAGTCCCGCCTCTGGATGCAGATCCACGCCGACGTGCTCCAGCGGCCGATCCACCTGCCCCGGGAGACCGAGTCCTGCGCCCTCGGCTCGGCCATGACCGCCGCCGTCGCCGCCGGCCTCTTCGCCGACCTCGACGCCGCCGCCCGGGAGATGGTCGCGCTGGAACGCATCGTCGAGCCCGACCGGCGGAACCAGGGCGTCTACGACGACCTGTTCGCCCGCTACGCCCGCCTTTACGTCGCCCTCCGCGACGGCCGCGTCGTCGACCCGCTGGCCGACTGA
- a CDS encoding M56 family metallopeptidase: MSDPWTWPLSWILRGLALALVTAACYPIARRAGPTSGVTASASGLVLLAVLPFLLLLPGPRWEVPIGSALADLGIDRIAEPAAGDRKAAIAGRAEGLAFDPAPPPDESTSPPPGRRPTLSEARRPGPGADPAPSPPAPIAARTNRQGAWTSGIAVALATLVVIGVSRLALGLGAVARLRSAGQTVRDPSIDTLLDLLRAELSITRPVEVREAPGLGPPATIGWRRPVLLLPDDWRSWEQGELRVVLAHELAHIHRADFPVALLAQLGVALHPWNPMAYWLASRLRLDQELAADATAARLSGGRRPYLACLARLALRRDDLASGWAARAFLPVRGTLVRRIEMLRCERSPDRDGPSRAFRGVTIASITGLALLCAGLRAPETAEARPQGDPAPEAAPLGDDGFDLSPVPADATLVAAIRPARLATHPEIRDLIDEFDPLGDLLGGIDLRVPGLQQVTVVELRSLEARVRGGPTLVVPDLIILRTVDPVGDELIGSILEDAEAVSYLGTRYHRARGASRSALRFDDRTLILAQKEQAIRNVIAGRDRPGGTPLWRDAADRVDDGQILLAFETTWLSQLLGPDGTRGDLMPFGLAAMSGPMFDRASAYAISLDLLDGMSIGGVALCVDEEGAARVSETATALKTLARNALGNIRGAANDDPELESVLAVKSEVETLLGAAIIEAEGSTVRLQAESDQDLGAFLALATGPINAARIADRRSQATNNLKRIGLALHNYHDINDSFPPPILFSEDGFPYSWRVAILPFLEQTEGPALFESYHFDEPWDGPNNRALLERMPDVFRVPGADSEPTHADYFALVGERTLMGEPGKGTKFAEIRDGSSYTFMIVESKRAVPWTRPEDIPFEIDLSDPNAPAPELGGFWPNGFQVVFGDGSVRFISRTIDPTVLKALCTRDGGELFSSDRY, from the coding sequence ATGAGCGACCCCTGGACCTGGCCGCTCTCCTGGATCCTCCGGGGGCTGGCGCTGGCCCTCGTCACCGCGGCCTGCTACCCGATCGCCCGTCGCGCCGGCCCGACTTCGGGGGTGACCGCGTCGGCCAGCGGCCTGGTCCTCCTCGCGGTGCTCCCCTTCCTGCTGCTGCTTCCCGGGCCCCGATGGGAGGTGCCGATCGGATCGGCCCTGGCCGACCTCGGGATCGATCGCATCGCCGAACCCGCCGCCGGAGATCGCAAGGCGGCCATCGCCGGGCGCGCCGAGGGACTTGCGTTCGACCCCGCTCCGCCCCCCGACGAGTCGACCTCGCCCCCCCCTGGCCGACGGCCGACGCTTTCGGAGGCTCGACGACCGGGGCCCGGGGCCGATCCGGCCCCCTCCCCGCCGGCACCGATCGCGGCCCGAACGAACCGGCAAGGGGCCTGGACATCGGGGATCGCCGTGGCGCTGGCGACCCTGGTGGTGATCGGCGTGTCGAGGCTCGCCCTCGGGCTCGGGGCGGTCGCCCGACTCCGATCGGCGGGCCAAACCGTCCGTGACCCGTCGATCGACACGCTCCTGGACCTGCTCCGGGCCGAGCTGTCGATCACCCGGCCGGTCGAGGTCCGGGAGGCCCCGGGACTGGGCCCACCCGCGACGATCGGCTGGCGAAGGCCGGTCTTGCTGCTGCCCGACGACTGGCGATCGTGGGAGCAGGGGGAGTTGCGGGTGGTCCTCGCCCACGAGCTGGCGCACATCCATCGGGCCGATTTCCCGGTCGCCCTGCTCGCCCAGCTCGGCGTGGCGCTCCACCCCTGGAACCCGATGGCCTACTGGCTGGCGAGTCGGCTCCGGCTCGACCAGGAACTCGCCGCCGACGCGACCGCCGCCCGGCTCTCGGGGGGCCGTCGCCCGTACCTGGCCTGCCTCGCCCGGCTCGCCCTCCGCCGAGACGACCTCGCCTCGGGTTGGGCCGCCCGGGCCTTCCTCCCGGTCCGAGGGACCCTCGTCAGGAGAATCGAAATGCTCCGATGTGAACGTTCGCCCGATCGAGACGGCCCCTCTCGGGCGTTCCGGGGCGTCACGATCGCCTCGATCACCGGCCTGGCCCTCCTCTGCGCCGGCCTCCGGGCCCCCGAAACGGCCGAGGCCCGCCCGCAAGGCGACCCCGCCCCCGAGGCCGCTCCGCTCGGCGACGACGGCTTCGACCTCTCCCCCGTGCCGGCCGACGCGACCTTGGTCGCGGCGATCCGCCCGGCGCGGCTTGCGACCCATCCCGAGATTCGGGACCTGATCGACGAGTTCGACCCGCTCGGCGACCTCCTCGGCGGGATCGACCTGCGCGTCCCTGGCCTCCAACAGGTGACGGTCGTCGAGCTGCGAAGCCTGGAGGCTCGAGTCAGGGGTGGTCCGACCCTGGTCGTCCCCGATCTGATCATCCTCCGCACCGTCGACCCCGTCGGGGATGAGCTGATCGGCTCCATCCTCGAGGACGCCGAGGCCGTCTCCTACCTCGGGACCAGGTACCACCGGGCCCGAGGCGCGTCACGCTCGGCCCTCCGGTTCGATGACCGGACGTTGATCCTCGCCCAGAAGGAGCAGGCGATCCGCAATGTGATCGCCGGGAGGGACCGGCCCGGGGGCACGCCCCTCTGGCGAGACGCGGCCGATCGGGTCGACGACGGCCAGATCCTCCTCGCCTTCGAGACCACCTGGTTGTCCCAACTCCTGGGACCCGACGGCACCCGAGGGGACCTCATGCCGTTCGGGCTGGCGGCCATGTCCGGGCCGATGTTCGACCGTGCCTCGGCCTACGCGATCAGCCTCGACCTGCTGGATGGGATGTCGATCGGCGGCGTCGCCCTCTGCGTCGACGAGGAGGGCGCGGCGCGGGTCTCGGAGACCGCCACCGCCCTGAAGACGCTCGCCCGCAACGCCCTCGGGAACATCCGTGGCGCCGCGAACGACGACCCCGAGCTCGAATCGGTCCTCGCGGTCAAGAGCGAGGTCGAGACCCTTCTCGGCGCCGCTATTATCGAGGCCGAGGGCTCGACCGTCCGCCTCCAGGCCGAGTCCGACCAGGACCTCGGCGCGTTCCTCGCACTGGCGACGGGACCGATTAACGCCGCCCGCATCGCCGATCGTCGCTCGCAGGCGACGAATAACCTGAAGCGGATCGGCCTGGCCCTGCACAACTACCACGACATCAACGATTCGTTCCCCCCGCCGATACTCTTCTCCGAAGACGGCTTCCCGTATAGCTGGCGCGTGGCGATCCTCCCCTTCCTGGAGCAGACCGAGGGGCCGGCGCTCTTCGAGTCGTACCACTTCGACGAGCCCTGGGACGGCCCGAACAACCGAGCATTGCTGGAACGGATGCCTGACGTCTTCCGAGTGCCCGGTGCCGACAGCGAACCGACCCACGCCGACTACTTCGCCCTGGTCGGCGAGCGGACTCTCATGGGAGAACCCGGCAAGGGGACAAAATTCGCCGAGATCCGCGACGGCAGCTCGTATACGTTCATGATCGTCGAGTCGAAGCGGGCTGTCCCCTGGACCAGGCCGGAGGACATCCCGTTCGAGATTGACCTGTCCGACCCGAATGCCCCCGCCCCGGAACTCGGCGGCTTCTGGCCGAACGGCTTCCAGGTCGTCTTCGGCGACGGTTCGGTCCGGTTCATCAGCCGGACGATCGACCCGACGGTGTTGAAGGCCCTCTGCACCCGAGACGGCGGCGAGTTGTTCTCCTCGGACCGGTACTGA
- a CDS encoding alpha/beta hydrolase family protein, which yields MTRVLYLHGLHSRPGGVKPTFLRSIGVEVINPHLPDEDFPESVRRAREAFEAESPDVVVGSSRGGAVALAVPTGEVPVVLIAPAWRRWGDQDDVRATDRTVLLHSERDEVIAIEDSRELVRRSGLPAESLVVVGVDHNMTDPEALDALRWAVERIRRTSD from the coding sequence ATGACCCGGGTCCTCTACCTGCATGGCCTGCACTCCAGGCCCGGCGGGGTGAAGCCGACCTTCCTCCGCTCGATCGGCGTCGAGGTCATCAACCCGCACCTGCCGGACGAGGACTTCCCCGAGTCGGTCCGACGCGCCCGGGAGGCGTTCGAGGCCGAATCGCCGGACGTGGTCGTCGGCTCCAGCCGAGGGGGTGCGGTCGCGCTGGCGGTGCCGACCGGCGAGGTCCCCGTCGTCCTGATCGCCCCGGCCTGGAGGCGTTGGGGCGATCAGGACGACGTCCGGGCGACCGATCGGACCGTCCTCCTCCATTCCGAGAGGGACGAGGTCATCGCGATCGAGGACTCCCGGGAACTCGTCCGCCGGAGCGGGTTGCCGGCCGAGTCGCTGGTCGTCGTCGGGGTCGACCATAACATGACCGACCCGGAGGCGCTCGACGCCCTGCGATGGGCCGTCGAGCGGATTCGACGAACTTCGGACTGA
- a CDS encoding WapI family immunity protein has protein sequence MDHQPIEFLMGDRRGAHLLLRPAELDRPGESGDDWLVTEVVIAAGGFSGRFRAFLRAEELAGFRSRLATLHDELRGEAVLDCTDGWLRVAVSGDGRGGLVARCEATDDPAIDNRLRFVLLLDQSYLPGMIDGLDAILRRYPVAG, from the coding sequence ATGGATCACCAACCGATCGAATTCCTGATGGGAGACCGCCGGGGTGCCCACCTCCTGCTGAGGCCGGCCGAGCTGGACCGCCCCGGCGAGTCCGGGGACGACTGGCTCGTCACCGAGGTCGTGATCGCCGCCGGGGGCTTCTCGGGCCGCTTCCGCGCGTTCCTCCGCGCCGAAGAGCTGGCCGGGTTCCGGTCCCGGCTGGCGACGCTGCACGACGAACTCCGGGGCGAGGCCGTGCTCGACTGCACCGATGGCTGGCTCCGCGTGGCCGTCTCGGGAGACGGCCGGGGCGGGCTGGTCGCCCGGTGCGAGGCGACGGACGACCCGGCCATCGACAACCGCCTGAGGTTCGTCCTGCTGCTGGACCAGTCGTACCTGCCGGGGATGATCGACGGGCTCGACGCCATCCTCCGACGGTATCCGGTCGCCGGCTGA
- a CDS encoding sulfurtransferase has protein sequence MTTDQPLVSTDWLAEHLDDPAIRVLDIRGYVSTRPVGPGEEEATYRGAPEEFEAGHIPGAAFVDWTKDIIDPGDPVPAQVAPPELFAAAMGARGVGDDTHVIAVDHMGGQFATRLWWALRSMGHNAVSVLDGGFNRWVEEGRPVEEGPSTVEPRSFTARPRERMWVSAAELLAMLGGPAQILDARDAGQFTGARRRGPRGGHVPGAVNLPRELFFAEGGGFLDPDEVRGRLSAAGLDPDRPVVSYCNGGVAATVIAFQLHRLGFPDVAVYDGSWNEWGPRLDLPVEAGER, from the coding sequence ATGACCACCGACCAGCCCCTCGTCTCGACCGATTGGCTCGCCGAGCACCTGGACGACCCGGCGATCCGGGTCCTGGACATCCGGGGGTACGTCAGCACCCGGCCCGTCGGGCCGGGCGAGGAGGAGGCGACCTATCGGGGGGCGCCCGAGGAATTCGAGGCCGGCCACATCCCGGGGGCCGCCTTCGTCGACTGGACGAAGGACATCATCGACCCGGGCGACCCGGTCCCGGCCCAGGTCGCCCCCCCCGAATTGTTCGCCGCGGCCATGGGGGCGAGGGGGGTGGGTGACGACACCCACGTCATCGCCGTCGACCACATGGGGGGCCAGTTCGCCACCCGGCTCTGGTGGGCCCTGCGGTCGATGGGGCACAACGCGGTGAGCGTGCTCGACGGCGGCTTCAATCGATGGGTCGAGGAGGGGAGGCCGGTCGAGGAAGGCCCCTCGACGGTCGAGCCCAGGAGCTTCACCGCGAGGCCGAGGGAGCGGATGTGGGTCTCGGCGGCCGAGCTGCTGGCGATGCTCGGGGGCCCGGCCCAGATCCTCGACGCGCGGGACGCCGGCCAGTTCACCGGCGCGAGGCGTCGGGGCCCCCGGGGGGGGCACGTCCCCGGGGCGGTCAACCTCCCCCGGGAGCTGTTCTTCGCCGAGGGGGGCGGCTTCCTCGATCCGGACGAGGTCCGGGGACGGCTGTCCGCCGCCGGGCTGGACCCCGATCGCCCCGTCGTCTCCTACTGCAACGGCGGCGTGGCGGCCACCGTGATCGCCTTCCAGCTCCACCGGCTCGGCTTCCCGGACGTCGCCGTCTATGACGGCTCCTGGAACGAGTGGGGCCCCCGGCTTGACCTGCCCGTCGAGGCCGGGGAGCGATGA
- a CDS encoding cofactor-independent phosphoglycerate mutase, with amino-acid sequence MKIAIVIPDGAADEPQGSLGDLTPLQAARTPEMDRVARDGVLGRSRNVPDRFLPASDVATLSLFGYDPERYYTGRAPLEVVAMGIALGPDDWAVRCNLMTILDGRMTDFTAGHVSSEEGAELVAALRANVHADGHEVEFFPGVSYRNAMIYRGRPGSPPPFGDDTTTTPPHDVPDQLAADHLPRGTGSELLRRLMEAGASVIQDHAVNRARVAAGKLPANAIWLWGQGKAPRVPTFAELHGKRGAILSAVDLVRGTGMLAGWARVDVPGATGYLDTDYAAKGRYGVEALRDHDLVCVHVEAPDEASHEGRADAKVEALERIDREIVGPIREALESYGEYRLLVSPDHSTLIRTRAHDRAPVPWALCGTGLSGSGKPYDEISAMEAGGPFLERGWQLMGDHVLKR; translated from the coding sequence ATGAAGATCGCCATCGTCATCCCCGACGGCGCGGCCGACGAGCCGCAGGGCTCGCTCGGCGACCTGACGCCCTTGCAGGCCGCCCGGACCCCGGAGATGGACCGGGTGGCCCGGGACGGGGTGCTCGGGAGGTCCCGGAACGTGCCCGACCGCTTCCTGCCGGCCAGCGACGTCGCGACGCTGAGCCTCTTCGGCTACGACCCGGAGCGGTACTACACCGGCCGGGCCCCGCTGGAGGTGGTGGCGATGGGGATCGCGCTGGGCCCCGACGACTGGGCCGTGCGCTGCAACCTGATGACGATCCTCGACGGCCGGATGACCGACTTCACCGCCGGGCACGTCTCCAGCGAGGAGGGGGCCGAGCTGGTCGCCGCGCTGAGGGCGAACGTGCACGCCGACGGGCACGAGGTCGAGTTCTTCCCCGGCGTCAGCTACCGCAACGCGATGATCTACCGGGGGAGGCCCGGGTCGCCCCCCCCCTTCGGCGACGACACGACGACCACGCCCCCGCACGACGTGCCCGACCAGCTCGCCGCCGACCACCTGCCCCGGGGGACCGGCTCGGAGCTGCTCCGTCGCCTGATGGAGGCGGGCGCCTCCGTGATCCAGGACCACGCCGTGAATCGGGCCCGGGTGGCCGCGGGCAAGCTGCCGGCCAACGCGATCTGGCTCTGGGGCCAGGGCAAGGCGCCCCGGGTGCCCACCTTCGCCGAGTTGCACGGCAAGCGCGGGGCGATCCTCTCGGCCGTCGACCTCGTGAGGGGGACGGGGATGCTGGCCGGGTGGGCCCGGGTCGACGTGCCCGGCGCCACCGGCTACCTGGACACCGACTACGCCGCCAAGGGCCGGTACGGCGTGGAGGCGTTGCGCGACCACGACCTCGTCTGCGTCCACGTGGAGGCCCCCGACGAGGCCAGCCACGAGGGCCGGGCCGACGCCAAGGTGGAGGCGCTGGAGCGGATCGACCGCGAGATCGTCGGGCCGATCCGCGAGGCGCTCGAATCGTACGGCGAGTACCGCTTGCTCGTCTCCCCCGACCACTCCACGCTGATCCGGACCCGGGCCCACGACCGGGCGCCGGTCCCCTGGGCCCTCTGCGGCACCGGCCTGTCCGGCTCGGGCAAGCCGTACGACGAGATCAGCGCCATGGAGGCCGGGGGGCCGTTCCTGGAGCGGGGATGGCAGTTGATGGGCGATCACGTCCTCAAGCGATGA